A DNA window from Mastomys coucha isolate ucsf_1 unplaced genomic scaffold, UCSF_Mcou_1 pScaffold21, whole genome shotgun sequence contains the following coding sequences:
- the Sbk3 gene encoding uncharacterized serine/threonine-protein kinase SBK3, which translates to MERRALKSTEDGDTEEDTAMALQRLVELTASRVTSVRSLRVQYLLIRKLGSGSYGRVLLAQPRQGGQTVALKLLRRDSVLRTTFLREFCVGRCVSSHPGLLQTLGRPLQTPRYFAFAQEYAPCGDLSGMLQEKGLPELMVKRVVAQLAGALDFLHGRGLVHADVKPDNVLVFDPDCNRVALGDLGLTRPEGSPTPAPPVPLPTAPPELCLLLPPNTLPLRPVVDSWALGVLLFCAATACFPWDVALAPDPEFEAFAGWMTTKPQPPRPPAPWDQFAPPALTLLQGLLDLDPETRSPPLAVLDVLGDDWGLQGSEEGSESLGNVSYKDGEEEEGGSSLEEWTDEEEDEIRDGGRTEADNRAS; encoded by the exons ATGGAGCGCAGGGCTCTCAAGAGCACGGAGGATGGGGACACAGAG GAGGACACAGCCATGGCCCTGCAGAGGCTAGTGGAGCTAACAGCCAGCCGGGTGACCTCAGTAAGAAGCCTGCGTGTACAGTACCTTCTCATCCGAAAGCTAGGTTCCGGTTCCTATGGCCGTGTGCTCCTAGCCCAGCCCCGCCAAGGAG GTCAAACCGTGGCTCTTAAGCTCCTCCGACGGGACTCAGTCCTGAGAACAACTTTCCTGAGAGAATTCTGTGTGGGCCGCTGCGTCTCTTCACATCCAGGCCTACTGCAGACCCTGGGAAGGCCCCTGCAGACACCCCGATATTTTGCCTTTGCTCAGGAGTATGCACCCTGTGGGGATCTCAGTGGAATGCTCCAGGAGAAG GGCCTCCCAGAGCTGATGGTGAAGCGGGTAGTGGCCCAGCTGGCTGGAGCCCTGGACTTTCTCCACGGCCGAGGGCTAGTGCACGCAGATGTCAAGCCAGACAATGTGCTAGTCTTTGATCCTGACTGCAACAGAGTAGCCCTGGGTGACCTGGGTTTGACCCGACCTGAAGGCAGCCCGACCCCTGCTCCCCCAGTGCCTCTGCCCACTGCACCACCTGaactctgcctcctgctgccaCCGAACACACTTCCCCTGAGGCCAGTTGTGGACTCCTGGGCCCTAGGTGTGCTTCTCTTCTGTGCCGCCACCGCCTGCTTCCCTTGGGATGTAGCATTGGCTCctgatcctgagtttgaggcctttGCCGGTTGGATGACCACTAAGCCCCAGCCCCCTCGGCCACCAGCACCTTGGGACCAGTTTGCACCCCCAGCTCTGACCTTGCTCCAGGGACTTCTGGACCTGGATCCTGAGACTAGGAGTCCtccactggctgtcctagatgtTTTAGGGGACGATTGGGGGCTGCAGGGTAGTGAAGAGGGATCTGAAAGCTTGGGGAATGTATCCTacaaagatggggaggaagaagagggaggatcGAGTTTGGAGGAGTGGACtgatgaggaggaagatgaaatCAGAGATGGTGGGAGGACGGAGGCAGATAACAGAGCTTCATGA